Within Runella rosea, the genomic segment CCTTTACCGTAGCCAATGTGGTAGCGCAACTGGATCGACCCACTTTGGTGTTGAGCCACAATAAAACCCTTGCTGCTCAGCTGTACGGAGAATTCAAGCAGTTTTTCCCAGACAATGCTGTCGAATACTTTATCAGTTACTACGACTACTACCAGCCAGAGGCGTATATTTCCACCACCAATACCTATATTGAGAAAGACATGGCTATCAATCAGGAGATTGATAAGTTACGCCTTTCCACGGTTTCGTCTTTGATGTCGGGGCGGCGTGATGTGCTCGTGGTGGCGTCGGTGTCGTGTATATACGGCGCGGGCAATCCCGAAGAATATCGCAAAAGCATTTTGCGTGTTGGGGTGGGTGAAATCATGAGCCGAAATCAGTTTTTGTTTCGATTGGTTGAAATTCTTTATAGTCGTACCGAAGCGGAGTTTGCCCGGGGAAATTTTAGGGTTAAAGGAGATACCGTCGATATTTATCCCAGCTACGCTGATTTTGCGTATCGCGTTATATTCTTTGGCGATGAGATTGAGGAAATTCAACGCATTAATCCCACCAACGGCAAGAAAATCTCATCCGAAAAAATGGTGGCTATTTTCCCCGCCAATTTATTTGTAACGGGTCGAGAGGTGCTCTTGAACGCCATTCACGAAATTCAGGATGATTTAGTGGCTCAAGTGCGTTATTTTGAGTTGGAGGGCCGACACATGGAGGCCCAGCGCATAAGGGAGCGTACGGAGTTTGACATGGAAATGATGCGCGAACTTGGGTATTGCTCGGGCATCGAAAACTATTCGCGGTATTTTGACCGTCGTAAGCCTGGAGAACGCCCTTTTTGCCTGATTGATTATTTCCCAGAAGATTTTCTGCTCGTGGTGGACGAAAGCCACGTGACCATGCCCCAAATCAGAGCCATGTGGGGAGGCGACCGCTCGCGTAAAGAATCTTTGGTCGACTTTGGATTTCGATTGCCAAGCGCGTTGGACAATCGTCCGCTTACTTTTCAGGAATTTGAAGAATTGGCTGGACAGTCGGTGTTTGTGAGTGCTACCCCCGCTGATTACGAATTACGCCGAACAGACGGCGTAGTGGTGGAACAGATAATTAGACCAACAGGCCTGCTTGACCCTGAGATTGAAGTGCGGCCGAGCATCAACCAAATTGATGATTTGTTGGAAGAAATTGATAAGAGAGTCAAACGAAACGAACGTGTATTGGTGACTACACTCACCAAACGGATGGCCGAAGAATTGAGCAAATATTTGGAACGCGTTGGAGTAAAGGGGCGCTACATTCACTCCGAAGTAAAAACCCTCGAACGGGTTGAAATCCTGCGTGATTTACGCTTGGGGGCGTTTGATGTATTGGTCGGCGTAAACCTACTTCGCGAAGGGCTAGACCTCCCTGAGGTATCTTTGGTGGCCATTATGGATGCCGACAAAGAAGGTTTCCTCCGTGATATTCGTTCGTTGATTCAGACCATTGGCCGGGCAGCACGTAACGAAAACGGCAAAGTGCTGATGTACGCCGACCGAATGACGGGCTCAATGCAAAAAGCGATTGATGAAACCAACCGTCGTCGAGCTATTCAATTGGCTTATAATGAAGAACACGGCATTACGCCCAAAACCATTTTCAAAAGCCGGGAAGCCATTATGGAGCAGACTTCGGTGGCAGATTCCAAAGGTTCTGGAAAACGGTTTTATGTGGAGCCGGATGAGATTCGAATTGCAGCCGACCCCGTTATTCAATACTTGGGCAAACCCGAAATTGAAAAACTTATTGCCGAAACCCAGCGCAAGATGGAAATTGCGGCCAAAGAACTCAACTTTTTGGAGGCGGCCCGTTATCGTGATGAGATGTTGCAGCTAAGAGAAAAATTGAAGAACTAAGATTTCGAACTTACTATCCCCGATGTCATCCAACGCTGCTTTCGCCCTAACGATTGTTGTTTCAGCCGCTGATATTGACGAACTTAATCACGTCAATAATGCCGTCTACTTGCAATACGTGCAGGAGGCGGCCATGAGCCATTGGCAGCACGTAGCCACGAAAGCACTTCAGGATGAGGTAGTTTGGATGGTACGTCGGCACGAAATAGAATATTTGCGGCAGGCGGTATTGGGAGATACGCTCCTCATTAAAACGTGGGTAGGCCAATACACCGCCGCCACTTGGGACCGGCATTATGAGATTTATCGGGCCAGTGATAATCGGTTATTGGTCAAGGCCATGAGCGTTTGGGTGCCGCTCGACCGTCAAACCCACCGCATCAAACGCCTCGAAGGGGCGCTGTTAGATTCCTTTTTGGGGTGAGGTGAGTGCATTGTATTTGCACCCCTGAAATTTCTTTATGAACTTTCGGCAAAATACAAGGGTATATGCCGAAATATGAAGTAGAAATTACGCAATATGCAGAAAGACAATTTAAGAAAATTGACCGGAAGCATTGGAATAATCTGCGTGAGGCAATTGTGGCATTAGGAGAAGACCCTCGACCCTTTGGATATAAAAAGCTGAAAGGAAGAGAGGCGTATCGAATTCGAACGGGTGACTACCAGGTGATTTATGAGATTTTTGACAAAAAACTTATTGTATAGGTAATAGAGATTGGACACCGCTGGGAAATTTACGATTGAGGGGTTTCCAATTCTTTGATAAAATGTTCGAAAGTTCGTTTTTGCCCAGCATTTTTCTTAGCTCGGTCGTATGCTTTGATTTCTGCTAATTCTTCTAATTCATGCATTAATTTTTGATATTGTTTCATGGTTAAAAAAACACCCGTTTTTTTTTCCTTTTCGTCTGTAATAAATTGTACACTGCTCATAATGTAGGCGTATTTTAGACAAAAATAAGTAGAGTTATTACATAAAAGTATGATGAACCCTGAAATTCTTCACCCCGAACTCCTGTTTCAAACCGCGCGCAGCGGCGGAAAAGGCGGGCAGAATGTAAATAAAGTCGAAACAAAAGTTGAACTGCGCTTCGATGTCGCCAATTCATTGCTTTTGTCGGAAGAAGAAAAAGCCCTTTTATTGGAAAAACTCGCTAACAAACTGACTAACGAAGGCGTATTGGTGCTGTATCATCAAACCGAACGTTCGCAGTTGGGCAACAAAGACAAAGTGATCAAGAAGTTTGACGCCCTGATTCACAAGAGTTTTGAAAAGCCCAAGCCCCGCAAAGCCTCCAAACCAACGGCCGCGTCGAAAGAAAAAAGATTACAGACCAAACAGCGAGACGCGGAAGTGAAAGCCATGCGTCGGAAAATATCGGAATAAATGATGAGTGATTTTAATTTTGAAATACGGCCTTTAACAGATATTTTACGAATAAAACACCTTGGTTATCAGACGTATATGCCGCATTATGCGCATTTATGGTACAACGCCGAAGGAATGGATTGGTATTTACACAAATGTTTTAATGAATCACAACTCGCCCTTGAGTTAGCCAATCCTGAGGTTTCTTATTATTGTATTCAAGTAAATGGGGAAGATGCGGGTCTGCTCAAACTCGTCAAAAATAAAGCGCCGCTTGACCAAAACCCGCAGCAGTGTCTTTACCTAGAAAAAATCTATTTTCTGAAGTCGTTTACGGGCTTGGGGTTGGGCCAGAAAACCATGCGTTGGGTATTTGAAAAAGCCCATCATGCCGACTTTGAGCTTGTTTGGTTGATGGCGATGGACTCTTCGCAAAAAGCCATTGAAAGTTACAAAAAAGCGGGATTTTCGCTGCTTGCGCCTTCTCGTCTCGACGACATTGAGTTCAGTCGTTTGAGATCAGAGCTTCGGGGAATGGTGATTCTTGCCAAAAAAATATAGCACGCTTTTTTTAAGAAGATTTTTTGTGGAATTTATTTCTCAACTCATAGGGGAATATTTTACCCCTTTTTACTCGAATGGAGACCGATAACGGCTTGACAAGCTGGTTGGGCATTTATCAGATGACCGCGTGGGTTTGGGGTATACTAAACAAAAACTTATCTTGCGGCATGG encodes:
- a CDS encoding GNAT family N-acetyltransferase gives rise to the protein MMSDFNFEIRPLTDILRIKHLGYQTYMPHYAHLWYNAEGMDWYLHKCFNESQLALELANPEVSYYCIQVNGEDAGLLKLVKNKAPLDQNPQQCLYLEKIYFLKSFTGLGLGQKTMRWVFEKAHHADFELVWLMAMDSSQKAIESYKKAGFSLLAPSRLDDIEFSRLRSELRGMVILAKKI
- a CDS encoding type II toxin-antitoxin system RelE family toxin is translated as MPKYEVEITQYAERQFKKIDRKHWNNLREAIVALGEDPRPFGYKKLKGREAYRIRTGDYQVIYEIFDKKLIV
- a CDS encoding acyl-CoA thioesterase, with protein sequence MSSNAAFALTIVVSAADIDELNHVNNAVYLQYVQEAAMSHWQHVATKALQDEVVWMVRRHEIEYLRQAVLGDTLLIKTWVGQYTAATWDRHYEIYRASDNRLLVKAMSVWVPLDRQTHRIKRLEGALLDSFLG
- the arfB gene encoding alternative ribosome rescue aminoacyl-tRNA hydrolase ArfB — protein: MMNPEILHPELLFQTARSGGKGGQNVNKVETKVELRFDVANSLLLSEEEKALLLEKLANKLTNEGVLVLYHQTERSQLGNKDKVIKKFDALIHKSFEKPKPRKASKPTAASKEKRLQTKQRDAEVKAMRRKISE
- the uvrB gene encoding excinuclease ABC subunit UvrB yields the protein MSFRLISDYQPTGDQPQAIAKLVEGIREGERAQTLLGVTGSGKTFTVANVVAQLDRPTLVLSHNKTLAAQLYGEFKQFFPDNAVEYFISYYDYYQPEAYISTTNTYIEKDMAINQEIDKLRLSTVSSLMSGRRDVLVVASVSCIYGAGNPEEYRKSILRVGVGEIMSRNQFLFRLVEILYSRTEAEFARGNFRVKGDTVDIYPSYADFAYRVIFFGDEIEEIQRINPTNGKKISSEKMVAIFPANLFVTGREVLLNAIHEIQDDLVAQVRYFELEGRHMEAQRIRERTEFDMEMMRELGYCSGIENYSRYFDRRKPGERPFCLIDYFPEDFLLVVDESHVTMPQIRAMWGGDRSRKESLVDFGFRLPSALDNRPLTFQEFEELAGQSVFVSATPADYELRRTDGVVVEQIIRPTGLLDPEIEVRPSINQIDDLLEEIDKRVKRNERVLVTTLTKRMAEELSKYLERVGVKGRYIHSEVKTLERVEILRDLRLGAFDVLVGVNLLREGLDLPEVSLVAIMDADKEGFLRDIRSLIQTIGRAARNENGKVLMYADRMTGSMQKAIDETNRRRAIQLAYNEEHGITPKTIFKSREAIMEQTSVADSKGSGKRFYVEPDEIRIAADPVIQYLGKPEIEKLIAETQRKMEIAAKELNFLEAARYRDEMLQLREKLKN